One part of the Clostridium thermosuccinogenes genome encodes these proteins:
- a CDS encoding GNAT family N-acetyltransferase, protein MYNRNNNILKERFCLMKIIVREATEKASKIIASIGVASWQAAYRGIVSDEYLNSLSVEGREKHIINSIANPTNRFAIAELDGEPVGMICFYPLSNDAHAKREWEIKALYVLPQYWNKGIGRTLIQYAFQYMVANKGEVCNLWVLADNQNARKFYERMGMSFTGKEKTITIDDRCLIEVNYQIHL, encoded by the coding sequence ATGTACAACAGAAATAATAATATACTAAAAGAAAGGTTTTGTTTAATGAAGATAATAGTTAGAGAAGCCACAGAAAAGGCTTCTAAAATAATTGCCTCGATAGGGGTTGCCTCATGGCAGGCTGCTTACCGGGGTATAGTTTCTGATGAATATCTTAACTCGCTTTCTGTAGAGGGAAGAGAAAAGCACATAATAAACAGTATTGCAAACCCAACCAATAGGTTTGCAATTGCGGAATTAGATGGAGAACCAGTAGGTATGATATGCTTTTATCCCCTAAGCAACGATGCACATGCAAAAAGAGAGTGGGAAATAAAAGCTCTTTATGTCCTTCCTCAGTATTGGAATAAGGGCATTGGAAGAACATTAATACAATATGCCTTTCAATATATGGTTGCAAACAAAGGGGAAGTTTGCAATTTGTGGGTATTGGCTGATAATCAAAATGCAAGAAAATTCTATGAAAGAATGGGCATGTCATTTACAGGCAAAGAAAAAACTATAACAATTGACGATAGATGTCTTATCGAAGTCAATTATCAGATTCATCTCTGA